The Meriones unguiculatus strain TT.TT164.6M chromosome 9, Bangor_MerUng_6.1, whole genome shotgun sequence genome window below encodes:
- the Rnase9 gene encoding inactive ribonuclease-like protein 9 produces MKSLVTKRPWPVLLLLLLLPLKPQGNYWDYEEYELNPELRDYLRERHQPTPTKPPTLQRIIEKIIADPDRPFYGEDYCRTELLYKNLHYKLRCYPEFYILNVPFFRLQRSCTGVRVECNNGAQFCRRSVGVMPAVRCVLEGGDTAGNCEYQTTFVTGYPVVTCQWDNDTKLFVPNNVLDVMPAE; encoded by the coding sequence ATGAAGTCTTTGGTCACCAAGCGCCCTTGGCCTGTGCTGTTGCTACTGTTGCTGCTGCCACTGAAGCCGCAAGGGAATTACTGGGATTACGAAGAGTATGAACTAAACCCGGAATTACGTGACTACTTGAGGGAGCGTCATCAACCAACGCCTACCAAACCACCCACCCTACAAAGAATCATAGAAAAGATCATTGCTGACCCTGACCGACCTTTCTACGGCGAGGATTACTGCCGCACTGAACTCCTGTATAAAAACCTTCACTATAAGCTGCGCTGTTACCCAGAGTTCTACATTTTAAACGTGCCCTTTTTTAGGCTACAACGCTCCTGTACAGGCGTGCGTGTGGAGTGTAACAACGGGGCCCAGTTCTGCAGAAGAAGCGTGGGAGTAATGCCTGCGGTGCGGTGTGTCTTAGAAGGGGGAGATACCGCGGGAAACTGCGAGTACCAGACCACCTTCGTCACAGGTTATCCGGTTGTCACTTGTCAATGGGACAACGACACCAAATTATTCGTTCCTAACAATGTGCTTGATGTCATGCCAGCCGAGTAG